Within Diospyros lotus cultivar Yz01 chromosome 15, ASM1463336v1, whole genome shotgun sequence, the genomic segment GGTTTGTTCTGATCTCCAAGTCTTCCATGGTTTTCAGGTCTTATTCTTTGCTTGTACCAGATGGACAAGTCATTACCATTGTGTAGAATAATATGGTCATGGTATTGTCTTATTgaatttgtctttattttgaCTTCATGTGGTTTGGGTTATTTTCATGCAGGGTTTGAAGACTACATGAATCTTTAAAAGTAAACCAAAGGgactttaaatgaaaatgattcAACCCATAGGGGGTGGTAAGGTACGTAGTactttcccatttttcttccgGGGCCATCTGGCTTGGGACTACCTGGGCAGGTTAGTACTTGAATGACTtttgaaattaatgaaaatatttgtttGCTTCTTAAAATTGAAGTAGTTTAATAGAATGAGTTATCCAAATACGTTGTCTTTTTGAAGTATTTTTGGTTAATTccaaaaccaaaatatataaattttaaaaatatcatgaaTTTTTAAACTCTTTTAACGTAATATTATACTTTTTAAGTAAACCCTAAACTTGTTACTGTTAAGAGTTTAATAATTGACTGAATTCTGCTCACTTATCTAGTGTATtgtctttaaataatttttaaaatattagctattttaaaattactactcacaataaaaaaaaaattattaagcaAAAATATCCTAATACCAATTAACAGATTTTATCTATGTGAATTTCATACTAGAACCCCTTTTCCAGCAAGGAACGGTACCGTGAATGATTTGTAAtagtttattaaattatttaaaaatataatactatatttaaataatttataatttataatttttcttaaaattttcataaagtGATAAATTCTATAGTCTGTATGTAGTATTTGGAATTGGAAATAGGGGTGAGCACAACTTCGGTTAAACTGAAGTAACCGAACCGATGagttcggtcggttcggttcggttattttttttcaaaatttcgattcggttaatttttttagaaaattcgaTTTTCGGTGTTCGGTTCAGTTTTTTGCttgaaataaccgaaccgaacttaAACTTACAAAAACGACACAGTTTTGGTTTGGGTTTATAAAGCAAAGTGAAAATATCCCCACCCAAGTCAAATTGAAGTCACGCAGAGGCAGAGGAGAGAAAACCCTAAAGGCGAAAGGATCGATTCGATCCTTCCTCGCTCCGCTTTCTTCCTTCCATCGTCTCCGACGCTCTAGCACGGCGGCACCATCGCCCTCTCCGATGCCGACGTCGACGCCGCGGCATCCGAGGCAGAGAGTCAGAGACTCTTACTCACCTGGAACTGAAAGGGTGGACTAAGATGGAAGCGAGATATCGAGAGAGATCCTTCGAGTTCGTCGCCATCGATGTCGTCTCCACCTTCAACGCCTTCCCTTTTTTCGTCAGCAGTCGACCGCCCCCCGCCTTTCCCTTCACCGATCGTCGTCCCCTTCATCAGACCCAGACCGACGCCTTTCCCTTCACTGATTGCACGAGACTTCGTCTCCTTGTTTCTTCCCTTCCTTGTGCTTGGACGATCGACTCATACCAAGTACCAACGATGACCGACCGTCAGACAGAGGTTAGTATTGACGTTAGgttaggattttaatttttcaattttttttttactcagtGAGGTTAgtttcttatatttcttcatttgttgggtttttcatttgtatttcattcttttgcacaaattgatttgtatttctctcaatctctaaacgattttgcatttttctgtATCAATTCAATGGATgttcttgtatttcatttcaACAAATCGGTTTgttcttttactgattttaCCCAATCGATTATCAAttatcggttcggttagttcggtttcgGTTAGTTTGGTTAGTTAGAATTAAttagtcggttcggttcggttattacaTGCAATTCGATTTGGTTCGGTTAGAATTTTTTGATcgtttcggttcggttataactgaatgcacacccctaattgGAAATACTTGTTTCTAGGTGGGTCCAACAGCCAACTGCCAAGCTAAAGTTCAATGCCACGTCTACTTGGAGTTtccaaaatcaagaatttcaatatttttcttatttcttagcTTTTCTCTTTGCTAGGAATTCTTGTAGTTATATTTACAATCTGGAATGCCTTTTATACATtaacttataaatattttttaataaattaacaaatattttttaaaattattaactattttttaaaaattaaaaatattttttgttgtagCATATCCTTCACGAGATTTCCTCCAAAGAGGATTTGGGGGAGTTCAATCGGAAAAATCTATTCGAGCTCGAGAAAATCTTCTCTCTTAGAAGGGTCTTCTGTAGCCTTGTCTCTCAAAGACCCAAGAGCCCTTCCTAAGACCCTTTGGGATCAATTTCCCCGAAGGCTTAGATAGTCTTCCAACTATCCTTTGGGGACTACTCCCTAAGGTCTAACTTAACCTTCTAAAGACCCTTTGAATGCGAGCTCTCCCAAAGGCCAAGTCGTCCTAAAGTCTTAACTTTGTGACATTCAGACGCCTTCACCCAAAGGGTCAGGCCACGTGCCCCTATCCATGTGCGCCACGTGTCCAGACTTAACACCCATCCTAGTCCCTTGAGAGATATAAATACCCCTTGACCCTTGACATTTCACCTTCTGAGTTATTTCGGCATACCCCTTAACTCTTCCacacatatttcttttaaaaggtCATGACTCTTCCAAAGGCATTATTTACATTACAGTATTTATATAACCTCTTCTACATCATGATTATATTTGAGTTAGACATCGAATGGCCCACGTATGAGAGATTCTCGCGTGCCATCTAACTCTTTTCTACCTTGTAGATAAGAAAATCCAAAGCTCTCAAAGACCCATTTGGGGAGATCCTTCCACATTCTCTTGAAAGACGTTTCCATAGCTACAGATGCCCGAAAACCCTTCTAGAACCACCTTTACGCATGACCCTTCAAATAACCTCTTCAGAGCAAACCTTGCTCTTCCACCCAACCCTACCAACTTTTTACTAAGTTTCtccaaaacaaataatttttaattattttattacaacaataacactttttaaaaaattaaatgtgtttctagtttttgaaaatcataaacacttttatataataaaaaatgtttattttcaaAAGCTATAAATAGTTTTACATATAACaaatgtttacaatttttatgatacttataatatttgaaaagtatttgataatttatgaaaaaatattgttaattcTTTGAAGGACTTTTAattctaaatatcaaaattgagtGTTGAAAATTGATGTATTTTAGTGATTTACAATACAGAcacatgtgtgtatatatatacacgtaaaTATcctaattattaatataaaaagtatttctTAAGATTCCAAAGTTTGACCACATTCTAGAACTCACTTGGCTATGGgtcaaaacttattttttacTTAAGTTAAAAAGTTTAATGTTGTTTTGACACAATAATAAAGTTTGTAGTTCAAGAATTCATAACTAGACCGTTTCAAAACCTGCAAGTGATAACTTGGTTAGAGGGTGCAAGGCAATTTTTACAGAAACACTCAAATATTTAAGTCGGACACTTGAATTTGCAAAAGTCTTGTATGTAGTATTAAAGGTACACCAACTCTATGGTGAGGGCTTATCTGTTCATAGAAGAGTTTAAAGATTCGTGATAAAAATCCCTGATATTTTAGGTTTCAGTAGGATTATGACTCTTTATGGATAAGATTTATCCATTATAAGATTTTTAGAGAAATTTTCGACATCATATTTGCATTTTACTTAGACTTCATTGCAATAAATTGAGGTTTTCAGGAGCCCTTCCAATCTCCTAAAACCTTTCTCGATCAACATCCTTCTCGAGACTGTCGTTAATTATTATTGGAAAATCCTAATCTATTAGAGCtataataatatttcaaaaattgaatagtcttgtgaattttgaaatgtatctcttcttatctttttgggtttaatttttgtttttagtgaCTTTGATCTCAAACATATCACTTATAAAATTacgaaatatattttgaaaatatcttagttttagaaaaaaaaaaaaaaaacaaaaaaagttgtCAACTTTAATAAGCATTGtgaaaactagaaaaaaatgaatatattttgaaaataaaaaaataagcaagACAAGTGATATACTTTGTGGAAAtactatatttataaataaatttaataaatgttttttataAATTGACATGAcacataaaattcataataataataataataatgaacaTGTCTATTATTAATTGAGTgtaaaaatgttataaattattatatattttatttttatcatattaatctataaaaattatttattaaatttattaataaatatgatattttccTACCTTGCGTGTGTATGAGGCAAAACAAAGAAGCAACCTTAAAAATGGTCAAAGGGCCTAAAAAAGAATGTGGCAATCGGCTCGGCTCGGCTCGGgttggcttggcttggcttggctgGTCAGCAGTTGACAAATTTGACCgtctattaattaaattaatttctcaCGAGAACACTGCTATAGGAAGTTGGAACAAGTTGTGGGAGCCAAACAGTCATcggaaaataaatttattttattttttattatttaaattattttattaactaattaatatgtattaattaattattaaaaataaaatacaacaaatacactttatataaaaataaaatatatttattattatttaataataatataatatatatatatatactcacaaatatgtgtatatgtatgattgtaaccattaaattaaatgtcactcaacaaatttttttaagtgcTGAATATGAACTATTCATCTTATGTattataataaaagaataatattaaaattcatgatTGACGACGGTATCATCAGTTATATAGTGTCTCTTCATTAAAGGAGATTAAGGAGAACATGTGTCATTGTCTCCTTTATCCAGCAACTCTTCCAATGAAAATGCGACATAAACCATCATcactcttaatattatttataataaaaagatgtataaccttaaaataattataaattcaaGTATTTATATTGCATGGTTTGGCCAATACTTGTGGGGAATgactattattttaattaaccaCCGTTTCCAAGTCCTcgaatatagagagagagagagagatttgcaTGTGGGTATATATAAgcactattatatatatatatatataaaatgttatgttgatgatactcaattttgatatttaggatatatatacaattatgtattattttttgtattaatatgatatataataatataatatattagcgAATGCATGTTATCTCAAGTGTTAAAATTAAGAATCCATAATATTttcgtacatatatatatgtatatgtatatttatatagaattaattacatataatatattaatggttGGTGTAAAGATCATTTTCAGCATCTTGATGGTCAGGTCTTTGACCAGAGCTGGAGgtgttttcttcttccatccTCAACCATTATTAATGCAATCAAACCCTAGctgcacatacatatatatatatatatcttaattatgtATATCTCTGTGTCAACTGATCTCAAGCAGATCATCAATGGGAAAGAAAGCAGTGATGAGGGGCAGTAATCAATCTCAACCACCCTCAATATCCAAAACATCAAAGAATCATGATGACAAGCATATGATCACCAATAAGCCCCTCATCAACAGTACCCTCATCAAAGTCCTCCGCCCTAAAGTCTACATTACCCACTCTTCATCCTTCAAAACCCTCGTTCAACACCTCACCGGAAATGGATGTTCCTCCTCCCCCTCCTCCTCCGTCGCCCCGCCGCAGCCGGCGGACCAGAATATCCGGCCGGAACTTGCAGCCAGTCAACTCACTCACCATCGTCATCGACATCAAACTGCAGGTGGTACTGGTAGTAGAATTAGAAGTGGAATGATGAGTGGGGATATAAGCTTGTTGCCGGCCGATCATCGGATCCCGGTGGACGTTGCAGACCTCAGTGACGTAGACTCGTGGCTTTTGGAGATAGATGACCGGTTTCCTTGTCGTGCAACTCAAACACGTGACTTCGACTTCGACTTCGATTTCGATTTCCACTTCGACTTCGACTTCGACTTCTCCGGGCTTCTGTGATCATCGTCATTCGACTGGGCTTAATTATAATCCGATCCAGTTAATTAATTAGGCTGTTAATCTTCCTTTACATGAGCTGCATGTGCATTGTTAGCTAAATTAATTTCTCATTAGCAAACTGATAATACAATTACAGATTAATTACTGTACAAAGAGAGGTCACTCATGAAGAAATTAATACATTGGATCTTTGATTAGTGATCTTTGATTAATTACAAAGAAATTAATGCTTCTCTCTCCTTCAGTTCTCTTCAAATTTGTTTGGGCCCACGGCACAGCACGGCCCGATACCCAGGCCATTGGGCTTGAAGCCTTCAAACATTTCAAAGCCTATGGGCCTCTGGGCCTATGGCTATGCAGCAGCAAATAAATCAATGAATTTACATGAATTACATATCCTTAAGGATTGAGATAATTACAAACACAATCCTTGACTTTAAAGAAAATACAATGAGTGCCCCTAAGGTGTTACAATTTTTCCCTTATTGTAGGTAACCCTACAATGAATCAATGAATCTTTTAtgtttctattctttctttccccTCACCCTATCTCTATAAAAACAATCTATCATCATCGTCAactaattttcttcttcttttgtgtaaatcttcttcatcttttaaCCACCATGGGATCATCATCACTGCCTCTATTCTattttgatcttcttcttcttcttcttcttttatttgaaTCATATCTGTGTAACTAATCACAATCATTGCCTCTATTTCATtttggtcttcttcttcttttatttgaaTCATATCTGTGTAACTATCACAATCATCACCAATCGCAACTTTACTCTATTTTGCTTTTCTTCTTGCTCTTGTTCttgttattcttttctttgggaatcatttcATCCATGGCGACCAAACCTTTTCTTACTTACCCTAGGAACCCCCATAAAGTGGAAGGGgatttgaatatattattttgGTCGAaacagcaacaaaaaaaaaaaaaaaaaattacgagAATGATTTGCAGTTGAATGAATCTCATGTCCATTTATACTacaaaaatcagcatttagatTGGCAATTCTTTAATTGTATCGTATGTACACGATGagatcattaatgattcatcTGCTCATCATCACACAATACAACAACCTACCAGTAGCTAGTAGTGTAAGCCAGAAGGTATGAATGATGAATCAACAATATTCATTGAACAGATTTTGAGTTCTTGTTAAATCAGCATATCCAGTCACCTTCTACAAgctgaagaaacaaaagaacaaaacaaaaataaaaaaatgtatacgTTATCTGTCTCTCTATATATGCTTTTGTCTATTCCTCCAtttgatgaagaaaatatatttatgaagAATTCATCCATCCCTGCAAGGTAGAGAAGATGGTGTCAAACCTAAACATCAGCACAGCTTGTTGGTGCAAAGCCCAGCTTAGAATTCTTGGCGTCATAGAGGATATGGAAGTTCTGCTGCTGATAGTTGCCGATTATCGACAGGGCAGAGCGGGGAGTCCCCAACATTGCCAGGCAAATGATCTCCTCCGGCTCTAGCCTGATGAAGTAGTTCTCCACCGGGAAGTCCCAGACTGCCCCATCCCCGAACACAACCTCAAAGGAGGGCAGCTCCAGGTTCTGAGCCCCCCCGGCCCCGGAAACATTGTAACAAGGGCCCAATATAGGGAAGTCCTTGACCAGCGGGTAGGCCTTCACCTTGCTCACAAATGCCTCCTTGATGATCCTGAAAGCAGGATCAGCAAAGTAGCTGAGGGTAGTCCCCGAGTCTATGATGGTGCCCCCGGCCCCCTCTGCCGACAACTTCCATGTCTCCTCCGGGATGTTCAACGCCTCTCCGCCCACCACGATGGATCTTACTTGCAGATAGTAGAATGTATCGGCCGGGTTGTCTTTGCCCCCAACCAAACGGGTGAAATTCAATTTGGGGTGTCCCAAGAGGGCCTTGTCCTCCCCAAAAATCAGCTTGCTGGTAACACTTGAGTCGCTGTTCCTATCCACAAGGCAATAGGAGAAGGAATGGCCATAGAGGGATTGAAGCTGGGAGGAGAATGAAAGAGGGCCTCTTCCAAGCCCCAGCAATCCGGCAGCCCCGTGGAATAGGCCTCTGTTCCAATGTCCACATCCGAACATCACATTCTCCACCCGCCGGAACTCGGGCTTCCCGGTGGCAGCCGTGAGGTTCACCGTGAAAGTTTCCAGGGCGAAGTCCCCGGTGGTGTTGGAACTGTCTCCGTACCAGTAGAAATAAGGGCATGTCTGGTTCTCGGACTTGCAGGGCCGGGGTGGATCGGGGGAGGAAACGAGATTGCACCTTGGATCCTTGCAAGATACGTTCCGAAACGAGATTGAATCCTTGGGGTTGTAATGGGGCCCGTTTTGCTCGAAGCAATCCAAACAAGGTTCACACTGAATCCAGTTGAGATCACTGCCGGTGTCGAGAATCAAAGAGAAATGCTTTGGCGGCGTGCCCACAAACACGTCGATGAAGTATTCGCCCGACCCGAGGCTCACCCCCGATTCCAGGGTCGCCATTAGCTGGCCAGAAAACGCCGACTCCGCCGCAGGAACGGCCGGCGGCTTCTGTTGCTTCCCGGCTTTCTCGAGCCTTGATAAGGTGTTCTGATTCTTCTTCTCTGTGATCCTTTTGTGGAGCGTCTGGATTCGGACCAGGTCTCGGCTTACGGACTCCTTTGGCCGGATTTTAGGACTCGCCGACCGGTGCTTGAGGTGGAGCTTGACGGCCGATGACGGCGAACGTGGGGCGACTACGACTTCGTCCTCTTCCGGTGGGATTTTCGGATTGGTTGGTTCGGGTTTGACTCTCGATGTTTTCAGTCCGCAGCCGGAAGCGGCGGAAGCGGAGACGGCGTTAAAGCTGGAATGTTTCGGCAATTCAATGCCGGGAAGAAGCGATGCGTTGGAATTCAGGCTATGAACGCCGGCGGCGACGTCTAATGTGCCTGTAAAGAAGCAAGCGTATACGAGAATGAGAAAGAACTTGGACAGAAAGGCCATGGCTTTCACCGTTCCTTCTTTCCCCTCTTGTTTGGCCACCAAGAAAACGAGAGAGAAAATAAcgggaaggaaaggaaaggagcaGCAATATTTTATCAGACCAGAGCCTCGAGGAGAGGAAGAATGAAAAATCGGCCAAAATTCAAAAAGGGTTTCTTGGGCAGAGGGATTTGAGAAAGCTCAGAGTCTCAGAAAATCTTCGAAGACTGAAACCAAACCACAATCAAACACAAATACCCAGGAAACTTTTCCGACCCACCCACAAAACAGAAAGCCTTTCACGAGCCCACAACCGATTAAACCATCAAGCTCTGATCGATCTGCTTGTCCTACAAGCAGAAGAAATAAGGGGAAAGTGGGGACTGTAACAAGGAAGAGAGATTTGGGTTTGGGGTCTTAAAAGTTCTAAGTTCTGAAGTTCTTCTAACCATTGGAATTGAACATTGAAGACTTTGAATGGATCAAACTGTTGAAATTGAAAACGCGGCTTCCAACTCTGTGAAGAGAATGGGAATGGGCATGGCCATGGTCAAAATTTACTACTAACCAACGTGGAGAACAGAGAAGCCAACTCTGTGTTTCTGTATCACTACTTtcacttttaattaattaattattctattcaaAGTGGGTAGGGATGGAAAATCGTTAATTAGACACTTAAATATAATAAGATTAGTTTGTTAATCATACCTCTCTGTTTCCCGTTCCCATTGGCTCCGAAGCAAAAACCATGGAATCCCATCAATGGATGCCACCTTTCATCCATACACGCCCCCTATTTTCTTCccacaaaattatatttttatctaaaaaatatgttatccacttaatttaattgttatgttTTTGTATATGAATATTGGAGAGCGCAAATGGGTTTCCTTTCTTTCGCCAAGAAAATTAGAGTAAATTTCACTCCATCCCTCCCTTGTTATTCGATTCTTtgcaattttatatatacataaagatAAAtcgtaaaaatcaaaatattaaacgTAAATTTTATGGGTGTTCATAAAAACAAACCATGTTAAAAGGGTCGGAaagaatttactctattttcTATATAAAATCTACATTCAAATACATATAATTACTATATTTGtattcttatttatatataaaatatgtttgcctaattaaaattatcgtttgtaaataattattgtatataaaaagcaattttcatcttattttatgtaaagatattttattttatattttaaaattatataataattaaatcattaaaaatcttATCTCGACTAACGCGAATAAAAGAAATCGTATCTCAATAAGACTGTgccaaagaagaaaatttttctttgtattcAAACCCAAATTGCAagtctaatttaatttttattttaattaatatataaatatttgtcaTGAATAACGatatgaaatagagaaaaaaataagaaaagaatatAAGATTTACATGATTTCATCGCAACGTAAGATCTATTTTTACgagaaagataaaatatttttaccaataaaaaaattatagtataATGTATCAAATTTCTCGAAGCTCAAAATATTCTCAATATACTTAATTAATCtttctatattatataatacatttaaCTCACATCAACTTTAGAATCTATCCAAACCTATtacatccaaaaaaaaaaaaaaaaaaaaagagagatttttGAAATGATGGAAAGGAAGGCAATGAATGGATGCATGTGCTATCCTTTCATAGTTATAAAAGGCAAGTTGACAAAAATTCCCAAAACTGACAAGAAATgtctttcctttctcttcccaatttcaatttgttaataaatttttatattacataaaacactattcatattatataaaatagcATTAGCTATCGAAACCCACGAGTACCATAAAATTGGATATAGTTCGGGGAACCCGATTGATTTCCAACTTACTCGGGTGATATGAAAGTATTTAGAAAGTAAGAATTATCAAGTtacatcaaaaaaataattagtcatgTCTTGTCACGTATCCCTAACATtaagcaataaaaaaatgacatatatCATTTATTCAGCTCATATTGACATTTAAGAAATTAACTTGTGTCTCAATTCAAGTGAATGCAAAGTTAAATGTAatagatttgtttaaatttaatttcaaactataaattatattatctaataatagtcaaatttagaaattttaaaaaaaaatcctaatatCTCATTTTCTTCGTTCTATACAAAGGGGACCTTGCAAAGAAAGTTATTAAACGACGAActggttattatttttttaattattattattgaattaaatataaaaaaaataaattaagacatTTAAAATCACATCTTTTTACATATGCAAACCCTAGGGCATGTTTACCCCAAAGTATAATCAATGATCAGATGGTTCATAAGGTAGAAGATTGCACCCAATGATGTAGGTTCGAGTCATGACAGTTGTAGTGTGGGAGTTTCATCCTCTTGTGCAAGTGGCTCCTTGTGGGCACTATGCATTGTGCCTCCTACCTTAGGGGTCGCCGTGTACCGTCATTAATCCCTCCCACATACGTGGAGCAGTGTGTGGAGCCCTTAAGGTAAGGAATTTCACCTTTGCACCCAAGAATCAATGACCGGTCTCAATCGTGGTCAAAGGGTCTAactaaattttagttaaattttaatagattTGAATGTTCATTTTATAAACCAATCAAAAATTGACATTTCAACCCTTTACAAACTCAATGAATACACCCCCGCGCCCGTCACTCTCTAAGATATATTTCCAATTTCGGCCACTCCCTTGTATTTTGGTTTACTATGACTTGCTGACTACTACTAGCTCATGTTATTAATGTAACCACTTTATTATTaccaattaaaatattttttatttgaataatttcgAGTCGATTCAAATCAAAAACTTAGACTGGTCTAGACCGAAAAATTAGTCCAATTTTTGGTCTAATTAACGATATTCTTGAAtgttgaattttattatttttatttagatcaATGCATATAttagtgtttatatatatatatttaaattcacattaaataaaaaaaattataagtctATTATCAAACTAGACTGAGCTAAATCGGTTTCATTCAATCTGCAGTCATAATAGACTAATCGAGTCTTTAGTCCTAACATGGAGAGCTTTTAAATTCTCGTATAATTTAGTCTAAGACTGATGGCTCACACCTAAGTTGACCATTAGAACTTCtaaattttcacatttttttttcataataaaaaatatattttgatattacataagaacttttctttcattgtcaattcgaaagaaaatattcaaacgACTAAGAATAAAATGTGTCGTCTTATGGTTTATACTTACCCAAAACATTCgagaaaaattattcaaaatctTAATTCAGTTGTTCAAAAATACCCATATAACTTAAAAACacgaaattcaaaattatttcaagAAAAGTCTCTCATAAAGTGattcaaacatatatttatgtttatatatatacatattttttttaaattcccattaaacaagaaaaaaaattagaagtctATTGTCAAACCATACCTGTCTAAAtcattttgattcaatttgatcTTATAGTAGATTGGTTGAGTCTTCAGTCTTCATAAGGGGAGCTTTCGAATCCCGGTACAATCTAGTCCAAGACTAATTGCTTACCTCTAAGTTACCATTAGAAATTCTAaattttcacttcttttttcatgaaaaaaaaaatgatattacacgagaacttctttttttttattgtcaatTCAAAAGAAACATCGAAACCACTAAGAATAAAATGTCTTGTTCTATGATTTATACTTAATCAAAACATTCGAGAAGagttattcaaaattttagttcgtatacTAAATAATCGAGAAATACCcatataacttaaaaatacgAAATTCAAAGTTACAAAACATCATGTAGTCCGTTCAAGAAAAGTTCCTCGTGCTAATTGAAgtgatcaattttttaaaaaattgctctttgcaaataaaaaataaaatattttaaatacaaatttattaGATGGTGATTGATAGTTGTTGTAtagtttttatacttttttaagCAAAGTTTAGAtga encodes:
- the LOC127792546 gene encoding aspartic proteinase nepenthesin-2-like, yielding MAFLSKFFLILVYACFFTGTLDVAAGVHSLNSNASLLPGIELPKHSSFNAVSASAASGCGLKTSRVKPEPTNPKIPPEEDEVVVAPRSPSSAVKLHLKHRSASPKIRPKESVSRDLVRIQTLHKRITEKKNQNTLSRLEKAGKQQKPPAVPAAESAFSGQLMATLESGVSLGSGEYFIDVFVGTPPKHFSLILDTGSDLNWIQCEPCLDCFEQNGPHYNPKDSISFRNVSCKDPRCNLVSSPDPPRPCKSENQTCPYFYWYGDSSNTTGDFALETFTVNLTAATGKPEFRRVENVMFGCGHWNRGLFHGAAGLLGLGRGPLSFSSQLQSLYGHSFSYCLVDRNSDSSVTSKLIFGEDKALLGHPKLNFTRLVGGKDNPADTFYYLQVRSIVVGGEALNIPEETWKLSAEGAGGTIIDSGTTLSYFADPAFRIIKEAFVSKVKAYPLVKDFPILGPCYNVSGAGGAQNLELPSFEVVFGDGAVWDFPVENYFIRLEPEEIICLAMLGTPRSALSIIGNYQQQNFHILYDAKNSKLGFAPTSCADV